In Bacteroidales bacterium, the following are encoded in one genomic region:
- a CDS encoding ABC transporter permease, translating into MIKRLRYIAHFYSESLYFAYQALKLNKVRAFLSLIGITIGIFSIISVFAVLDSLKSSIHSSIESLGNNIVYIQKWPWEFSNDYPWWKYLSRPVVSVEEANEIANRSLKASSVVFMANSVKNVEVNKIEVKDVPIIIADYEFDKVRSFEIDKGRYFTPNESKSGVKKAIIGATLASILFKNESPIGNNIQLMGIKFNVVGVFKKEGNSIFDQSLDNVVLLPLNACHNYFDFRDEMMNPTIIVKAYEGISLDQLSYELKSIMRSIRRIRPADEDNFAINQASAITKGFNDLFGVVDIAGIVIGGFSILVGGFGIANIMFVSVKERTKLIGIQKAIGAKNAFILLQFLNESVLLSLLGGILGLVLVLIAIFYAEKIIDMNLTLSFKNIITGLSISAIIGILSGYAPARVAAKMNPVEAINSNF; encoded by the coding sequence ATGATTAAACGCCTAAGATATATTGCACATTTTTACTCCGAATCGTTGTATTTTGCTTATCAAGCTCTTAAACTAAATAAAGTCCGTGCGTTTTTATCGTTAATAGGTATTACTATTGGTATTTTTTCAATTATATCGGTTTTTGCTGTACTCGATAGTTTAAAAAGTTCTATACATTCTTCTATAGAATCGTTGGGAAATAATATTGTTTATATTCAAAAATGGCCATGGGAATTTAGTAACGATTATCCTTGGTGGAAGTATTTAAGCCGTCCTGTAGTTTCAGTAGAAGAAGCTAACGAAATTGCTAACAGGAGCTTAAAAGCATCTTCGGTTGTGTTTATGGCTAATTCGGTTAAAAATGTTGAAGTTAATAAAATAGAAGTAAAAGATGTACCTATTATAATAGCCGATTACGAATTTGATAAAGTTCGCTCATTTGAAATTGATAAAGGAAGATATTTTACACCAAACGAATCAAAAAGTGGTGTTAAAAAAGCTATTATTGGAGCAACTTTGGCATCGATACTATTTAAAAACGAAAGCCCAATAGGAAATAACATTCAGCTAATGGGAATTAAATTTAATGTGGTTGGGGTTTTTAAGAAAGAAGGAAATTCAATCTTCGATCAGAGCTTAGATAATGTAGTACTTTTGCCTTTAAACGCTTGCCATAATTATTTCGACTTTCGCGACGAAATGATGAACCCTACTATTATTGTTAAAGCATACGAAGGAATTTCACTCGACCAACTTAGTTACGAATTGAAATCAATTATGCGTTCTATACGACGAATACGACCAGCAGACGAAGATAATTTTGCTATAAATCAAGCAAGTGCCATCACTAAAGGATTTAACGATTTATTTGGTGTTGTAGATATAGCTGGCATAGTTATTGGTGGCTTTTCTATTTTAGTAGGTGGTTTTGGAATTGCTAATATTATGTTTGTATCAGTTAAAGAAAGAACTAAGTTAATTGGTATTCAAAAGGCTATTGGAGCTAAAAATGCTTTTATTTTATTACAATTTCTAAACGAATCTGTTTTATTATCGTTACTTGGTGGTATATTAGGATTAGTATTAGTTCTTATTGCAATATTCTATGCTGAAAAAATTATTGATATGAATTTGACATTAAGCTTTAAAAATATTATTACGGGCCTAAGCATCTCGGCTATTATTGGTATCTTATCTGGCTATGCACCTGCTCGTGTAGCAGCTAAAATGAACCCTGTTGAAGCAATTAATTCTAACTTTTAA
- the rplS gene encoding 50S ribosomal protein L19 translates to MDLIKLVENELSPSRELPAFKSGDTITINYKIKEGNKERIQSFRGVVIQKRGIGAGASFTVRKISNGVGVERIFPMNSPFIESIEINKRGKVRRARLFYLRGLTGKKARIKEKKLFIVEENTETKD, encoded by the coding sequence ATGGACTTAATTAAATTAGTTGAAAACGAACTTTCGCCCTCAAGAGAACTTCCAGCATTTAAAAGTGGCGACACCATCACTATTAATTATAAAATTAAAGAAGGAAACAAAGAACGTATTCAGAGTTTTAGAGGCGTTGTAATTCAAAAACGTGGCATAGGTGCAGGTGCTTCATTTACCGTTCGTAAAATATCAAATGGCGTAGGTGTAGAACGTATTTTCCCCATGAACTCACCTTTTATTGAAAGCATTGAAATAAATAAACGTGGTAAAGTTCGCAGAGCTCGTTTATTCTACTTACGTGGATTAACCGGTAAAAAAGCTCGTATTAAAGAAAAGAAATTATTTATTGTAGAAGAAAATACAGAAACTAAAGATTAA
- a CDS encoding ABC transporter ATP-binding protein: MSEKVIEIEHLSKLFKKREETTGIATDSGQYITALDDISFSVTKGESVGLIGRNGSGKSTLLKILSGVYPPTKGHYTINGKIIPLLESGLGFHKDLSGYDNILIFGRILGLSMKEIKSKMDEIVEFAEISHFIYMPIKHYSNGMISRLSFSIVPFLKGDILLVDEILAFGDLSFQQKALQYLKSLHSKGNTYLIVSHHINSLITLCNRFVVLQNGKYVNDGPPLKILPEYYEELLLSKAEHRNTWVRNNILERNVIHFDVPFEMDGISVNNVKIMPSNDGNNEFSSHETLVIEFSIRTASTHHEIDIGIIARDIMQNLIFSISAGQNNIRLPSSGLEAKLYLKIPLNLLNAGVFFIHPFMLHLTTKEYRLSEKSLAFRIKNTEDFNINETIRLLSLMGSVKIPVEWEVK; this comes from the coding sequence ATGAGCGAAAAAGTTATCGAAATAGAACACCTAAGCAAACTTTTTAAAAAACGCGAAGAAACTACAGGTATTGCTACCGATTCGGGACAATATATAACGGCTTTAGATGATATAAGTTTTTCTGTAACTAAGGGTGAATCGGTTGGGTTAATTGGACGGAATGGGAGTGGAAAATCAACTTTATTGAAAATTCTTTCGGGCGTTTATCCGCCAACAAAAGGGCATTATACCATAAATGGGAAAATAATTCCACTATTAGAATCGGGTTTAGGTTTTCATAAAGATTTAAGCGGCTACGATAATATTTTGATTTTTGGCAGAATATTAGGGCTGTCCATGAAAGAAATAAAAAGCAAAATGGACGAAATCGTCGAATTTGCAGAGATAAGCCATTTTATTTATATGCCCATAAAACATTATTCAAATGGCATGATTTCGCGTTTATCGTTTTCAATTGTGCCATTTCTGAAAGGAGATATTTTACTTGTAGATGAGATATTAGCTTTTGGCGATTTAAGTTTTCAGCAAAAAGCATTGCAATATTTAAAGTCATTACATAGTAAGGGAAATACTTATTTAATTGTATCGCATCATATCAATAGTCTTATCACTTTATGCAATCGCTTTGTGGTATTGCAAAATGGTAAATATGTGAATGACGGACCTCCATTGAAAATATTACCTGAATATTACGAAGAATTACTTCTATCAAAGGCTGAGCATCGAAATACATGGGTTAGAAATAATATTTTGGAGCGGAATGTTATTCATTTTGATGTACCTTTTGAAATGGATGGGATAAGTGTTAACAACGTTAAGATAATGCCCTCAAATGATGGGAATAACGAATTTAGTTCACATGAGACTTTGGTGATTGAATTTTCTATTCGCACCGCTTCTACGCATCATGAAATAGATATTGGCATAATTGCACGTGATATTATGCAAAATCTTATATTTTCAATATCTGCCGGACAAAATAATATTCGATTACCTTCATCGGGATTGGAGGCTAAACTTTATTTGAAAATTCCTTTGAACTTATTGAATGCCGGAGTGTTTTTTATTCATCCCTTTATGTTACATCTAACAACCAAAGAATATCGATTATCTGAAAAATCGTTAGCTTTTAGAATTAAAAATACCGAAGATTTTAATATTAACGAAACGATTCGTCTTTTATCGCTTATGGGCTCGGTGAAAATTCCTGTTGAGTGGGAAGTGAAGTAG
- a CDS encoding C40 family peptidase: MKDGLIIKTFYISMKKNAWDNSKSYAINNVLINWAENSKNEKIIIPAGANLPNFNLSNNTFVIKDEVFKLQKPITLYEPTRNNIILLANEFLNCPYLWGGKTALGIDCSGLTQVVYKIIGIQLPRNAYQQAESGKLVSFIEEAKPGDLMFFDNAEGKIIHVGIYLGNHKIIHASGKVRIDSIDNHGIYKEEAKRYSHTLRIIKRILND, translated from the coding sequence ATGAAGGATGGGTTGATAATAAAAACTTTTTATATCTCGATGAAAAAAAACGCTTGGGATAACTCTAAATCTTACGCGATTAATAATGTTTTAATTAATTGGGCAGAAAATTCAAAAAACGAAAAAATAATTATACCGGCAGGAGCTAATTTACCTAATTTTAATTTATCAAACAATACATTTGTTATTAAAGATGAAGTATTTAAGCTTCAAAAACCAATAACATTATATGAACCTACCCGTAATAATATTATACTACTTGCCAACGAATTTTTAAATTGTCCTTATTTATGGGGTGGTAAAACAGCCTTAGGTATCGACTGTTCGGGTTTAACTCAGGTTGTATATAAAATAATAGGAATTCAATTGCCACGAAATGCCTATCAACAAGCAGAATCAGGTAAATTAGTCTCGTTTATAGAAGAAGCAAAGCCGGGCGATTTGATGTTTTTTGATAATGCCGAAGGTAAAATAATTCATGTGGGGATTTATTTAGGAAACCATAAAATTATTCACGCATCAGGAAAAGTTCGTATCGATTCTATTGATAATCATGGTATTTATAAGGAAGAAGCAAAAAGATATTCGCACACACTTCGAATAATAAAACGGATTTTAAATGATTAA
- the clpX gene encoding ATP-dependent Clp protease ATP-binding subunit ClpX yields MKGKHCNFCGRAENNVPMLMQGIDGYICTDCIEHAHDILQTLSKEEKTTRPSTSKQKLLKPQQIYEFLNQYVIGQDEAKKTLAVAVYNHYKRVFKQSKSNNEIEIEKSNIIMVGETGTGKTLLARTIAKMLDVPFTIVNATVFTEAGYVGEDVESILSRLLQVADYDVKRAEMGIVFIDEIDKIARKGDNPSITRDVSGEGVQQGMLKLLEGSKVNVPPQGGRKHPEQRFIEVDTQNILFICGGAFDGIEKKISQRLNTRMVGFKASKENEKIDRQNMLQYIAPQDLKAYGLIPELIGRLPVLTYLQPLSKEILRKILTEPKNALIKQYIHLLKIDGIDLQFTEGALDFIVDKAVEYKLGARGLRSICEAIMRDIMFDAPSLKIKTLTIDQFYCEEKLTQGVLNKLQSAV; encoded by the coding sequence ATGAAAGGCAAACACTGTAATTTCTGCGGTAGAGCAGAAAATAATGTTCCTATGCTCATGCAAGGTATAGATGGATATATCTGCACAGATTGCATAGAACATGCACACGACATACTCCAAACTTTATCTAAAGAAGAAAAAACAACTCGTCCTTCTACGAGCAAACAAAAACTCTTAAAACCTCAACAAATATACGAATTCCTTAACCAATATGTAATTGGTCAAGATGAAGCTAAAAAAACATTAGCCGTAGCTGTTTACAATCATTACAAGAGAGTTTTCAAACAATCAAAATCGAACAATGAAATTGAAATTGAAAAATCGAATATTATAATGGTTGGCGAAACCGGAACAGGTAAAACTCTCCTTGCCCGAACAATAGCTAAAATGCTTGATGTACCTTTTACCATAGTTAATGCTACCGTTTTTACCGAAGCCGGTTATGTAGGCGAAGATGTTGAAAGCATTTTGTCGAGATTATTACAGGTTGCCGACTACGATGTTAAGCGGGCCGAAATGGGCATCGTTTTTATTGACGAAATTGATAAAATTGCTCGCAAAGGCGATAACCCAAGTATAACACGCGATGTATCGGGCGAAGGAGTTCAACAAGGAATGCTTAAATTGCTCGAAGGTTCAAAAGTGAATGTACCACCACAAGGAGGAAGAAAACACCCCGAACAGCGATTTATTGAAGTTGACACACAAAATATTTTGTTTATATGCGGCGGCGCATTTGATGGAATTGAGAAAAAAATTAGCCAACGCCTTAATACTAGAATGGTTGGTTTTAAAGCCAGCAAAGAAAATGAAAAAATTGACCGCCAAAATATGCTTCAATACATTGCTCCTCAAGACTTAAAAGCTTATGGACTCATCCCAGAATTAATAGGTCGTTTGCCTGTACTTACCTATTTACAGCCCCTAAGTAAAGAAATATTGCGTAAAATATTAACAGAGCCTAAAAACGCATTAATTAAACAATATATTCATTTGCTTAAAATTGACGGCATAGATCTACAGTTTACTGAAGGTGCTTTAGATTTTATTGTCGATAAAGCAGTAGAATATAAACTAGGTGCTCGTGGTTTACGTTCTATTTGCGAAGCTATTATGCGCGATATCATGTTTGATGCCCCATCATTAAAAATTAAAACACTTACCATCGATCAATTTTATTGTGAAGAAAAGCTAACTCAAGGTGTATTAAATAAACTTCAATCGGCAGTATAA
- the clpP gene encoding ATP-dependent Clp endopeptidase proteolytic subunit ClpP, translated as MSEFIKYAVKHRGISSNTLHKYTSITSSYISPTIIEERQLNIATMDVFSRLMMDRIIFLGTPIDDDVSNIIQAQLLFLESTDPSKDIQIYFNTPGGSVYAGLGIYDTMQYINADIATICTGIAASMGAVLLTAGAKGKRSALTHSRVMIHQPMGAAEGQATEIEITAREILKLRKELYDILAYHSGQPYEKIAADSERDYWMTASEAKEYGLIDEVLIREKK; from the coding sequence ATGAGCGAATTCATTAAATATGCTGTAAAACATAGAGGTATTAGCAGCAACACACTCCATAAATATACATCCATTACTAGTAGCTATATTAGCCCAACCATTATTGAAGAACGTCAGCTCAATATTGCTACTATGGACGTTTTTTCACGTCTAATGATGGATCGAATTATTTTTTTAGGAACACCTATCGACGATGATGTTTCAAACATTATTCAAGCTCAACTTTTATTTTTAGAAAGTACCGACCCAAGTAAAGATATACAAATATATTTTAACACTCCCGGTGGCTCGGTTTATGCTGGTTTAGGCATTTACGACACCATGCAATATATCAATGCAGACATTGCCACCATTTGTACCGGTATTGCTGCATCGATGGGCGCAGTTTTGCTCACCGCCGGTGCCAAAGGTAAACGTTCAGCCCTTACCCATAGTCGTGTTATGATACACCAGCCTATGGGTGCCGCCGAAGGCCAAGCTACTGAAATAGAGATTACTGCACGCGAAATACTTAAACTTCGTAAAGAATTGTACGACATACTCGCTTATCATAGTGGACAGCCTTATGAAAAAATTGCAGCCGATAGCGAAAGAGATTATTGGATGACGGCTAGTGAAGCAAAAGAATATGGACTCATAGACGAGGTACTCATTAGAGAAAAAAAATAA
- a CDS encoding ABC transporter permease translates to MFKPFFDKDFWDLVKVFVWRELKIKYAQTYLGLFWMFFPPLMALLVVSFFFGNLMKVSNEIPNYTLFAYSGMLGWFYFSYIISYSSVSLIQNQEIIQKTAIPRIVFPLSKALTGMIDLAIWFLVAIVLMYFFHIKIGLSLIFLPLVLFLNFVAGFSIGIWVTAFSISWRDIYQLVPYIIGFTMLVTPVFYHMNMVPEHLKIFLYLNPIAGVIELYRYLFLHIPFHNTNFLWGLAFSFVMLIGGILYFHKQESIMAEKI, encoded by the coding sequence ATGTTTAAACCATTCTTCGATAAAGATTTCTGGGACTTAGTTAAGGTATTTGTTTGGCGAGAGCTAAAAATAAAATATGCTCAAACTTATTTGGGACTATTTTGGATGTTTTTCCCTCCGCTTATGGCATTGTTAGTAGTTTCGTTTTTTTTTGGTAATTTAATGAAAGTTAGCAACGAAATTCCGAATTACACCCTTTTTGCTTATTCTGGAATGTTAGGATGGTTTTATTTTTCGTACATTATTTCATATTCAAGTGTTTCATTAATACAAAATCAGGAAATTATTCAAAAAACAGCTATTCCTCGAATAGTATTTCCTCTTTCAAAAGCCTTAACAGGAATGATCGATTTAGCTATTTGGTTTTTAGTGGCTATTGTGCTAATGTATTTTTTTCATATTAAAATTGGTTTATCACTAATTTTTTTACCATTGGTTTTGTTTCTTAATTTTGTTGCCGGCTTTTCGATAGGAATATGGGTAACAGCTTTTTCTATTAGTTGGCGAGATATTTATCAGTTGGTTCCTTACATTATCGGGTTTACCATGTTGGTTACTCCTGTTTTTTATCATATGAACATGGTACCCGAACATTTAAAAATATTTCTCTACCTAAATCCAATAGCAGGTGTTATTGAGTTGTACCGCTATTTGTTTTTACATATTCCATTTCACAATACAAATTTTTTATGGGGGCTAGCATTCTCTTTCGTAATGCTTATAGGAGGAATTCTATATTTTCATAAGCAAGAATCTATAATGGCCGAAAAAATATAA
- a CDS encoding DUF4139 domain-containing protein yields the protein MKTSIFFIFVVVGIQAFSQKSILPLKTTLKNVTVFLNGAQIERMGTISIPEGNSMVVVTGLPIDVNPQTVQVSGKGNFSILSVSHSTNYLVEQQKPKEIMVLEDSLQRMRELINDKNAVLSVYNQEEAMIIANKQLGGQNNGVSVAALKEASDFFRVRLLDIKTKQLQTQRQINDIQKKITKIESQLNERNAKMNQPTSEVLISVWASAQTQAQFQVSYVTSSASWYPLYDLKVKNINSPIQLTYKANVEQRTGEDWNNIKMTLSTANPFSQGSKPEFAPWYLSFYQPYRYEYDERAVKSKAPAAAMNEESKSLEQLADMPATTGAHYTTQQTNMTTAEFIIDKPYDIPSGGQGVTVEMTITEMNANYEYYAYPKANPYAYLLAKVTGFESLNMLPGDMHLFFENTYVGKSNYNGVVVTDTVDFSLGQDKGISIKREKMKDFSSKKIIGTNQRQSIGFQITVRNNKNIPVSINLLEQLPLSTNKDIEIEKIELSNGLVNDITGAVLWKLQLKPGESKQIKFVYAVKYPKDKTIILE from the coding sequence ATGAAAACAAGCATTTTTTTTATATTTGTAGTTGTTGGCATACAAGCCTTTTCACAAAAAAGTATTTTACCATTAAAAACAACTTTAAAAAACGTAACCGTTTTTCTGAATGGTGCTCAAATAGAACGAATGGGAACTATATCCATTCCTGAAGGTAATAGCATGGTAGTTGTAACAGGTTTACCTATTGATGTTAATCCTCAAACAGTTCAGGTAAGCGGGAAAGGTAATTTTAGTATTTTATCGGTTTCGCATTCTACTAATTATTTAGTGGAGCAACAAAAACCTAAAGAAATAATGGTATTAGAAGATTCACTGCAACGTATGCGTGAGCTTATAAATGATAAAAATGCAGTATTATCTGTTTACAACCAAGAAGAAGCAATGATTATTGCTAACAAACAATTGGGGGGACAAAACAACGGAGTGAGTGTTGCCGCATTAAAAGAAGCTAGCGATTTTTTTAGAGTACGTTTGCTCGATATTAAAACAAAACAACTTCAAACTCAGCGACAAATCAACGATATTCAGAAAAAAATAACCAAAATAGAGAGTCAACTCAATGAGCGAAACGCAAAAATGAATCAACCAACCAGCGAAGTTCTAATTTCAGTATGGGCTTCGGCACAAACTCAAGCTCAGTTTCAGGTTAGTTATGTAACTTCGTCAGCATCGTGGTATCCTCTTTACGATTTAAAAGTGAAAAATATCAACAGCCCTATCCAGCTTACCTATAAAGCAAATGTTGAACAACGTACCGGCGAAGATTGGAATAATATAAAGATGACGCTATCTACAGCCAACCCATTTAGTCAAGGCTCAAAACCCGAGTTTGCTCCTTGGTATTTGTCGTTTTATCAACCCTATCGATATGAATATGATGAAAGAGCTGTTAAGTCAAAAGCTCCGGCTGCCGCAATGAACGAAGAGAGCAAGTCGTTGGAGCAATTAGCTGATATGCCCGCAACTACTGGAGCACATTATACTACTCAGCAAACCAATATGACTACGGCAGAGTTTATTATTGATAAACCCTACGATATTCCATCGGGTGGGCAAGGCGTAACAGTTGAAATGACTATTACCGAAATGAACGCTAATTATGAGTATTATGCTTATCCTAAAGCCAATCCTTACGCTTATTTATTGGCTAAAGTTACGGGTTTTGAATCGTTAAATATGTTACCTGGCGATATGCATTTGTTCTTTGAAAACACTTATGTTGGAAAATCAAATTACAATGGAGTGGTGGTAACCGATACCGTTGACTTTTCACTTGGTCAAGATAAAGGAATTTCGATAAAGCGTGAAAAAATGAAAGATTTTTCGAGCAAAAAGATTATTGGAACGAACCAACGTCAAAGCATTGGATTCCAAATTACGGTTCGTAATAATAAGAACATTCCGGTTTCGATAAATTTATTGGAGCAATTACCGCTTTCAACTAATAAAGATATTGAAATCGAGAAAATTGAGTTGAGCAATGGGCTGGTAAATGATATAACCGGAGCTGTTTTGTGGAAATTACAATTAAAACCTGGCGAATCAAAACAAATAAAGTTTGTTTATGCCGTTAAATACCCCAAAGACAAAACCATTATTTTGGAATAA